TCGCGCCGTCGTCACGCGCGGCGTCTTCGGCGGCTCGCATCAGCGCTGCGCCGACGCCATCCCCCCGATGAGGTTCCCTGACTGCGACCCGCTCGACCTTGCCGACCGTGGACTCGGGGAACCGGAGTCGAGCCGTGCCGACGGGCTGTTCGCCGTCACTGGCCAGAAACTGGACGGCATCCGAGTCGTTCCCGTCGAGTTCTTCGTCCTCGGAAACGCCCTGTTCCTCGACAAACACCGCTGTTCGGACGGCTGTTGCCGCCTCTTCGAACTCCTCCCACGTCCCAACTTCGACAGTGTAGTCGCTCATGCCAGTCGCTTTGGGTGGGCCCCCTGTATGTGCTGTTACTGAGAATCGCCGAAAGCATCAACACAACTGGGAGTGTAGCGGGCACGTATGACGTACGACTACGCTCGCAACCACGAGCACGAACTGTCGGCGGAGTATCTGTACGCCTCTGACGCGGAGGTTCTGGGAATCTACGACTCCGGTGACTCTCTACAGGTTGACGTGGCGGCCATCTGCCCCGAATGCAGCGAGACACTCCGTCTGGAGGCGACCGTCGACAAAGTCACGTCGTCCGGGACAGAACTGCCGCTGGACGAAGACTACTACGACTGAACGACAATCCCGAAATAATTTTTTCCGCGGCGCGAGTATGGTAGTCCGCTATGTCCGACTTCGACACGTTCGAGTGTTCGAGCTGTGGTGAGTCGTTCAAAGCGTATCCCGACGCGAACGCAGCGGAGAAAGAAGCGTGTAGTCCGGCCTGCGAAACCGCGTTATAATCGGTTTCGGCTCTTTTCGTCCCTGCCAGTCGTCAGCGTTTAGCTGTCGGGGCTGTAGTTGGGTGCTTCGTCCGTAATCATCACGTCGTGTGGGTGGCTCTCCTGCTGTCCCGCGGCAGAGACCCGCACGAACTCTGCACGTTGCTTGAACTCGGGAATCGTCTCGGCCCCGACATAGCCCATGCCGGACTGCATCCCACCGACAAGCTGGTGGAGTTCGGAGGCCAGCGAGCCCTTGTACGGCGTCGCGGCTTCGACGCCCTCGGGGACGAACTCCTCGCCCTCCTCGTCGTCTTTGAGGTATCGCTCGCCGCCGCCCTCGTTCATCGCGCCGACGCTGCCCATCCCGCGGTACTGCTTGTACTTCTTGCCGTTCATCGTGATGACACGGCCCGGAGCCTCGTCAGTCCCAGCGAAGTACGAGCCCAGCATCACCGCGTCCGCACCGGCAGCGATGGCCTTGATGGCGTCGCCGGAGTACCGGATGCCGCCGTCGGCGATGACCGGCACATCGTGCTGGCTCGCCACGTCGGCGACCTGCGCGACGGCGGTGATCTGGGGCATTCCTGCACCGGTGACCACGCGGGTCGTACAGATGGAGCCGGGACCGATACCGACCTTGACGCCGTCGGCGAAGTCGATGACAGCCTCGGCGGCTTCACGGGTCCCGATGTTGCCGACAACCACGTCGGCATCGACTTCGGACTTAATCTCGCGAGCGCTCTCGATGACGTTCGCGTTGTGGGCGTGTGCGCAGTCGATGAACAGGATGTCGACGCCGGCCTCGTCGGCGACCTGCGCGCGGTCCATCTCGAAGGGACCGACGGCGGCACCACAGCGAAGCGAGCCGTCGTCTGCGCGAGCGGCCTGATCGTACTCACGGCGCTGGAGGATGCCCTGCATCGTGACCAGCCCGACAAGCCGGTTCTCCTCGTCGATGATGGGCACACGCTCGATCTTGTGGTCGTACATCAGTTCCAGCGCTTCCCGCGGTGTCACGTCCTCGGGAGCGGTGACGACTTCGTCCGTCATCGCATCCGTGACGGCGTCGTCCTCGCCGACCTCCAGATACGGCCTGATGTCCGTCCCGGAGATGATGCCCAGCACTTCGCCGGTATCGTCGTCGACGACCGGCGCGCCGGAAACGCCCTCGCGTTCCATCATCTCATCAACCTCGCGGACCGTCTGGTTCGGGCTGGCCGTTACGACATCGCGGATAATGAGTTCGTCGGCGCGTTTGACCCGCTCGATCTCGGTCGCCATCTCGTCAGCGTTCATGTTGCGGTGGAGAACGCCGATACCACCCTGTCGCGCCATCGCAATCGCCATGTCGCTCTCGGTGACGGTGTCCATCGCCGCGGAGATGACGGGGACAGTCAGCTCGACCGACTTCGAGACTTGGGTCTTCGTGTCTGCCTCGTCCGGTTCGACGCGGGACTCCTTGGGTCTGAGGAGTACGTCGTCGAACGTCAGCGCCTCCGGCACTCGGAGCTTCTCTGAGAAAGGCTCGGAATCGTTCGCCATGTAAATCGTCCGCCACGGCCCGGCAAAAACGTTGCGAGACTCGGCGCTACGTGGGGTTCGATGCCACACCTGACTCAAGAGGTGCCTTCCAGAAATACGCCCCTGACACGTCACTTGTCATACCTTGCTCCCGAATGTGAGACATTCGTCCACAAACGACGGACGATTCCGGAGAAACGGTGGCGTATGTGCGCAGTTCTCACGCAACGGTTATGTGGGAATGAAGGATAATTAAAAACATGCGACTCACCGAACCCGCACGGAACGGTATTGCCCGTCAGATGACGCCTACAGCGTCGGGCAACACAGCGTTCGCGTGGTTCGGCCCCAAGTTCTGGCAGTTCTGTCGTGTTCGTCAGGACCGAGTGAGAACCTCCCGACGGGAGTTGGGTTACGCTCGACTGTAACACGACATGAGTATCTCCAGACACCCGATTGCACTCGACATCGAGCAGCAGGTCGGCCGCGGTGGCCGATTGCTGGCAACTGTGATGGGCCTCCCGCTCGTCGACGGCATCTTCCCGGTGCTCGTCCTCGCGGGGGCACTTTCGACATGGATGGGCGTCCTCGAAGTAGGCTTGCTCGTCTTCGGCGGGTCGGCCACCGTCGCCGTTGTGCTGGCCGAACTCGAAGGCGGCCCCCGGCAGCAGGCCCGGGCCGTCTTGCTCATCGGAGCCGTCCTGATGCCGATTGCGCTCATCGAAGCAGCACTCGCCCCGACGATTGCGGGGATCGTCAAACTGGGGACGCTCGAACGCTTCGCCGGCCTCGTCATCCTCGCTATCGCAGCACAGACCGCGAGCGCCCGAATCGGCGAGTACCTGCCGCGGCCAGCCGTCATCGTCGGACTCGGCCTGCTGGCCAGCCTTGACCCCGCCGGCGCGAAGCTTGTCACTGCCATCGAACCCGGCGTCTTGCTCCGGGCGGCCGCCACCACCGGCGTCGGTATCGGCTTCGCCCTCGCCGTTGCACTGGCGAGTCCGTGGCTCCGCAACGCCGTCGACATCGACCGCTTCCGCTTCGGGAGCGCTGTCGCGCTTGGCGTCCTCGCCCTCTCTGTCCTCGGCGTGATGCCGACCGACGCCCCGGTTGCACTGGCCGTGCTCGCCGTCACTGCGCTGCTGTCGTTCGACCCGGAGAACGCCCGCACGCGCCACACGGAATACCGACCCGACGCCGTGGACCTCACCGCTGCCTTCGCCGACGGCGGCGCGTCCCAAGGCGTCGCCGCCGACGAACAGACCGACGAAGGGGCCGCGGTCGAGTACGAACCCGAGCAGGAACGCGCCCCGTGGCTGTGACGAGGGAGAACTTTTAGGCCCATCAGGCCCGCCTGTCCGGTATGAGCGACAATCGCGTGGTCCAAGGCCGGATGCAGACCCCCGAAAGCCTGGCCGAACTCATCGAAGGCGAGAACGTCATGGACGCAGAGCCTATCGAAGACGCTGACGACGACTGCCCTGAATGTGGCGAAAACGTCATTTCTGTCGGCTATATGCCCTCTGCACTGGAATTTGTTACTGGCTATAAATGCCAAGAGTGTAGCTGGTCGGACACCGACCGCGACTGAGCGCCGTCTGGCAATCGAAATCCCTTTAATGCGAGTCGGCTTACGCCGGAGTGCGGGGTCGTGGCCTAGTCCGGGAAGGCGGCTGACTCCAGAGGCCACGCGCCTGGGACGACACTTCGAGGGCTGATATACTGAGCGGCCGGCTGATCACCGGTTCGCGACGATGACCCTCTGGAGTTCCGAGGCGCAGGACGGAGATATCAGCCGATCGGGGGTTCAAATCCCTCCGACCCCATTTCCTGCCGCGAGCTACAACGCGAGCGGCAGAACTGTTGAGAGGCGGATTTGAGCCACGCGAGACGAACGAAGTGAGTCTCGCAGTCGGGTGAAAACCCCTCCGACCCCATACTGTTACTCTTTCAGGTCTAGCTGCCTGTTTGCTTTCACCGTGTAGCACGTCTAGTCTCTTCCAGATATAGTCTCACAACCCTCTCTCAGGTCAGTCAGAGCGGTCTGAAAGCCCAGACGCTGGCAGTCGGCGTCGAGGTGGGCAAACCAACACTGCCCAAGCCCAATGAGTTTACTTCGTGGCGGCTATCTGCCCACGCATGAGCCAGTTATTACGCGATTTACTTGCCGGAAACGCCGACCACGCGGCGGCGTTCCGGGATCGGTTCGACAGCGTCCAGAACGCACAGACGCCGGACGCTGTTACGGTCTGTTGCTCGGACTCGCGGGTCCTTCAGGATCATATGTGGGGCAACAGCGAACCGGGGCATCTCTTCACATGCAGTAACATCGGGAACCGGGTCATCCAGCGGACCGCGTCCGGCGAGGCGGTCTCGGGTGACGTGTTGTACCCCATCGAGCACACGATGACCGAGACTGCCGTCGTCGTCGGCCACACTGGCTGTGGGGCGGTGACAGCGACGTACGACGACCTGACGGACGGCCTTGATGAACCGGCCGGTATCGAGCACTGTCTCGGCGTTCTCAAGCCACATCTCGAGCCTGCGCTGGAACGCCTCCCCGAGGACGTCGAGCGGGCGGCGGCGATCAACCGACTCGTCGAGTACAACGTCGACAGGCAAGTCGAGTTTCTCTGCAGTAGCGACGACGTTCCCGACGCTGTCGACGTGTTCGGCGTCGTCTACGATTTTCAGGACGTGTACGGCGGCCGACGGGGCGAAGTCCACGTCATCAACATCGACGGCGAAACCGATGTCGACGCGCTCCGGTCGGCGAATCCCGACATCGACTCACGGATCAACCGCCTCTGGGAGTACTAATCCGGCTACCGACTCTCTCTTTGTTCGACCTTGTTCAGCTCGATCAAGAGCCGGAAGATCGCTTTCACGAGGTTCTCGTCGACGTCGAACTGCTCCGCGTTGTCGCCAGCGCGGTCCATGACAGCCTGCTCCTGTTGCTCGTCGGTCGTCGGCAGGCCTTTCTCGTCTTTGACCTGTGCGATGGTGTCGGCCACGTAGGTTCGTTGTGCGATCTTCTCGACGATCTCCCGGTCGATAGTCCGGATTTCGTCGCGCAGTTCGTCCAGCGACATGTCCTCTGGGTTCGGATTCGTGCTCATACTGTGTGTGTTCCCTCGGTCTGTGTCGTCGTCAGCCAAGTTTCTCCGGGTCGTTCGTCCCAAGCAGTCTGTACCGCTTCGAGTGCCGCTCGCTCGCCGACAGCGGTAAACGACGGCCCTGTTCCGGACAGCGAGACGCCCTCGACGTGCTGGAGCGCGTCGAGCACCGGGTCCGTCTCGAAGTCCAGCGCGGCCGAGAACGCGAGACCGTTGACCGTCATTGCTCGCTGGTAGTCGCTGTCAAGCGCGAGGTCCTCGACGAGGCGGGCCATCGGAGCGATCTGACGGCATCGCTCGACATCCGCATCAGCACTGAACGACTGTTCGGGCGGTGTCCAGACCAGCACGTCCCAGTCGATTTCTTCGCGGGTCAGGAGCGTGTCGTCCTCGTTGTCGGTGACGGTAACGCCGCCAAGCATCGACGCCGACGCGTCGTCGAAGGCTCCGGTGACGGTGACGCCCACGTCGCGAGCGGCCATGACGCCGAGGCGGGCCATGTCCTCGCGGCTCATCCGCTCGGTCGCGTCGAGCGCGTCGAGCGTCGCCATGACGGTCGCGTTTGCGGCCGCGCTGGAGCTTTTGAGTCCCGAGGCCATCGGGACCTCGCTCTCAGTGCGGACGGTTCCGCCAGAAACCGCCGGGACACCGACGTTTTGCGGGCCACCGTGGGCGTCGATGACGTACTCGACACAGCGTTCGATGAGCCGTGTGTCGGCGTCCGGAGCGCTGGCGACCTCGCCGGTGACGCCGTCGGTCTCAGTCGAGAGCGTGACGGTCGCTGTCGTGTACTCGTCGATAGCAAACGCCGCGCCGCGGCCGGTCGCGAGCGCGTTGAGGACCGTCCCTGCTGCGGGCGCTGCTGCCTTCCCTTCCATCGCCCTGTACTCCCTCGTGGACCTATTTACTAACTGCGATACCCCTGTAAGGGTCACGTCGACCGTAGCAACGCGGTGATCGTGTCGAAGTAAGACGGACAACACTATACCGACAAGTTCGAAGGGAGACGACAACAGGAAATGAGCATCGCGAACGCATTCCGGGGACTCACAGCAGGCATCGCGGTTCTGGGCTATGTCTCCCTGTTTCTGTTGTTGCAGGTCCGTGGGACCCCAGTGGCGGCGCTGGTGGGAATTGCGACGCTCGCTACTGCTGCGCTCGTCGTCGCCGGCGGCCGGCCCGCAGTTCGCCAGCTTCTGGGTCGTGCGTCGTCATCCCAAGCGGACATGCCCGGATGGTGGCTCGCTCGTCTCGAACCCGCTCTCGAGGACGTCTGGAACACGTATGCGGACCTCGTGTTAACGGTCGGGCTGTGGGCCATCAGTATCGGTTCTTTTGTCGGACTCGTAACGTACCCCGGCGACGACCCGCCGTTCAGCCTTGCTATCATGGGGTTCCTGTCGATGGTCTGTGGACTCATCTCGCTCGGATTTCTTATCGATTCGAGATACGAATAGCGGCCGGCGGGGCGACTTCGGCGCATATGGACCATTGGAGCGACGTACTGGGAGGTCCGATTCCGGGGTACTCTCCGGAAATCATCTAGAACAATCCGTCTCAGGCTGGGAACAAGAAGTACGGAACGACGAACAGTAGCAGGAACATGAACAGGAGGACGAGGCCGTAGCCGGCGAGCGTCCCGGCCGCTGTCAGCCACGCCGGATGGTCGAACTGCTCGGTGAGGTGTGCCATGCCGGACGATTCAATGGGGGACAGTATAGTGGTTTGGGAGCGTGCCGAGCACTGGCAGGTCGGCTGGCCCGGTATTGCGCTTGTGATCGATAGGGGGTAGCCTTTCAACTATCAGTTCAGTACGCTGGGAAGGGAGACGTTCCGAGGGAAACGAACCCCGTTGTCACTCGTTCCAGAACGCCCCGGTGAATATCACCAGCACCGGAATGATCTCCAGTCGGCCGAGCCACATCAGGAATATCATCAGTAGCTTGCTGGTGTCCGGGAAGTCGAGGTAGCTCCCGAACGGCCCTAGGAACCCGAACCCGGGACCGATATTTCCGATGGTCGCCAGACTCGCGCTCATCGCCTCGAACACAGTCAGTTCGAGCCCGACACGGCCCGCATCAAGGAGGAGAAGCACCGTGGCGACACCGAGCGTGAGCAGGTACACCAGCGTGAATCCGTATATGGCGTTCACAGCGTTTTCGTCGATGACCTGCCCGCCGAGGCGGACCGGCTTGACAGCGCTTGGATGGGCTGTCGTGAACAGTTGCCGTCGGATACCCTTGAGCACGACGAGCCACCGGACGATTTTGATGCCACCGCCTGTCGATCCCGCGGAGCCGCCGATGAACATCGCAAACAGCAGGACGCCCTTTGCCGTGTCGCTCCACTGTGCGAAGTTACTCGTCGCGTACCCGGTCGAGTTCAGCAGCGACGCGATCTGGAACGTCGCCTGTCGAAGCGAGTTCTCCAGCGCTCCCTGAGTAACACCGCCGATTTCCAGCGCCGGAGCGGACCCGGTAAAGAGAAGCCCCCAGAGGATGACAGCGACGCCAGCGTTCGCACCGAGATACACTTGGAGTTCCCGGTCCTGAAGGAAGGCCGCGTAATCGTTCTGCAAGAGGAGGTAAAACAGCGCGAAGTTCGTCCCGGCGACGAGCATGAACGGGATGATGACCCACTGGACAGCCGGTGAGAACGCCGCGATGCTCTCGGCCTGCGGGGAGAACCCGCCGGTCGGTAACGTGGAAAATCCGTGGGCGATGGCGTTGTATGCGTCCATGTTCGGGGCCATCTGCGTCTGGCCAAGGACCAGCAGAATGAGGACGAGCAGGACGGTAAATCCGAGATAGAACAGCCAGAGCAGCCGTGCAGTCTCGGCTATCTTCGGGGTGAGTTTCTGGAGTTCAGGACCGGGCGCTTCCGATTCGATCAACTGCGCCCCGTTGACGGCTGCTTCCGGGAGGATAGCGACCATCAGGACGATAATCCCCATCCCGCCGAGCCACTGGGTGAGCTGTCGCCACATCAACAGCGCGTGGGAGTGACGGGCAAACGATATCTCCTCGGTAGCAGTCGCCCCAGTCGTCGTGAATCCGGACATCGACTCGAACAGCGCGTTCACGGGCTCACCGAGCGCTGATTCGGTCCCGTACCCGGCGATAATATAGGGGATAGCGCCGATAATTGCGACGGCCCCCCATGAGAGGCCGACAAACAGCAGCGCTTCACGGGGGCCGAGTTCGTGACTATCGCTGACTTGCTCCAGCGCTACGCCCACCGTGACGGCGGTCGCGATAGAAATCAGGAAGACAACGGTATCTTCGCTGTATAGCAATCCAATCCCAAGCGGGACCAGCATTGCGACGGCGAGATACTTGATTACAGTGCCGGTCAGAGCCACGCTCTGTCGCCAGTCGACGCGAACCGACATCACTGATCACCG
The Haloarcula sp. CBA1129 genome window above contains:
- a CDS encoding GNAT family N-acetyltransferase, encoding MSDYTVEVGTWEEFEEAATAVRTAVFVEEQGVSEDEELDGNDSDAVQFLASDGEQPVGTARLRFPESTVGKVERVAVREPHRGDGVGAALMRAAEDAARDDGATKLKLHAQTHVEPFYQQLGYETVSDEFEEAGIPHVEMRKQLNG
- the guaB gene encoding IMP dehydrogenase, translating into MANDSEPFSEKLRVPEALTFDDVLLRPKESRVEPDEADTKTQVSKSVELTVPVISAAMDTVTESDMAIAMARQGGIGVLHRNMNADEMATEIERVKRADELIIRDVVTASPNQTVREVDEMMEREGVSGAPVVDDDTGEVLGIISGTDIRPYLEVGEDDAVTDAMTDEVVTAPEDVTPREALELMYDHKIERVPIIDEENRLVGLVTMQGILQRREYDQAARADDGSLRCGAAVGPFEMDRAQVADEAGVDILFIDCAHAHNANVIESAREIKSEVDADVVVGNIGTREAAEAVIDFADGVKVGIGPGSICTTRVVTGAGMPQITAVAQVADVASQHDVPVIADGGIRYSGDAIKAIAAGADAVMLGSYFAGTDEAPGRVITMNGKKYKQYRGMGSVGAMNEGGGERYLKDDEEGEEFVPEGVEAATPYKGSLASELHQLVGGMQSGMGYVGAETIPEFKQRAEFVRVSAAGQQESHPHDVMITDEAPNYSPDS
- a CDS encoding DUF5794 domain-containing protein, giving the protein MSISRHPIALDIEQQVGRGGRLLATVMGLPLVDGIFPVLVLAGALSTWMGVLEVGLLVFGGSATVAVVLAELEGGPRQQARAVLLIGAVLMPIALIEAALAPTIAGIVKLGTLERFAGLVILAIAAQTASARIGEYLPRPAVIVGLGLLASLDPAGAKLVTAIEPGVLLRAAATTGVGIGFALAVALASPWLRNAVDIDRFRFGSAVALGVLALSVLGVMPTDAPVALAVLAVTALLSFDPENARTRHTEYRPDAVDLTAAFADGGASQGVAADEQTDEGAAVEYEPEQERAPWL
- a CDS encoding DUF5795 family protein; protein product: MSDNRVVQGRMQTPESLAELIEGENVMDAEPIEDADDDCPECGENVISVGYMPSALEFVTGYKCQECSWSDTDRD
- a CDS encoding carbonic anhydrase: MSQLLRDLLAGNADHAAAFRDRFDSVQNAQTPDAVTVCCSDSRVLQDHMWGNSEPGHLFTCSNIGNRVIQRTASGEAVSGDVLYPIEHTMTETAVVVGHTGCGAVTATYDDLTDGLDEPAGIEHCLGVLKPHLEPALERLPEDVERAAAINRLVEYNVDRQVEFLCSSDDVPDAVDVFGVVYDFQDVYGGRRGEVHVINIDGETDVDALRSANPDIDSRINRLWEY
- a CDS encoding chorismate mutase, encoding MSTNPNPEDMSLDELRDEIRTIDREIVEKIAQRTYVADTIAQVKDEKGLPTTDEQQEQAVMDRAGDNAEQFDVDENLVKAIFRLLIELNKVEQRESR
- a CDS encoding shikimate kinase, with the protein product MEGKAAAPAAGTVLNALATGRGAAFAIDEYTTATVTLSTETDGVTGEVASAPDADTRLIERCVEYVIDAHGGPQNVGVPAVSGGTVRTESEVPMASGLKSSSAAANATVMATLDALDATERMSREDMARLGVMAARDVGVTVTGAFDDASASMLGGVTVTDNEDDTLLTREEIDWDVLVWTPPEQSFSADADVERCRQIAPMARLVEDLALDSDYQRAMTVNGLAFSAALDFETDPVLDALQHVEGVSLSGTGPSFTAVGERAALEAVQTAWDERPGETWLTTTQTEGTHTV
- a CDS encoding TrkH family potassium uptake protein, translating into MSVRVDWRQSVALTGTVIKYLAVAMLVPLGIGLLYSEDTVVFLISIATAVTVGVALEQVSDSHELGPREALLFVGLSWGAVAIIGAIPYIIAGYGTESALGEPVNALFESMSGFTTTGATATEEISFARHSHALLMWRQLTQWLGGMGIIVLMVAILPEAAVNGAQLIESEAPGPELQKLTPKIAETARLLWLFYLGFTVLLVLILLVLGQTQMAPNMDAYNAIAHGFSTLPTGGFSPQAESIAAFSPAVQWVIIPFMLVAGTNFALFYLLLQNDYAAFLQDRELQVYLGANAGVAVILWGLLFTGSAPALEIGGVTQGALENSLRQATFQIASLLNSTGYATSNFAQWSDTAKGVLLFAMFIGGSAGSTGGGIKIVRWLVVLKGIRRQLFTTAHPSAVKPVRLGGQVIDENAVNAIYGFTLVYLLTLGVATVLLLLDAGRVGLELTVFEAMSASLATIGNIGPGFGFLGPFGSYLDFPDTSKLLMIFLMWLGRLEIIPVLVIFTGAFWNE